CAAAATGTAACATTTAATGTAAATGGAGTATTTTACAGTAAAATTACTGATGGTGATGGTATAGTTAGGTTGAATATTAATTTGATTCAAGGAAAATATATTATAACTACTATATGGGATGATTATCAGGTTGGAAATAATATAACTATTTCTTAAAGTGAATTTTAATATTTACTTTCTTTTTTTTTTAAATAATTGCTATTAATGTTTATTTTAATAAAAAAGGTATTTTTAGGGAAAATTCATCTTTTTATTTATTTTAATAACTTTTTGTTATTTTAAAATAGAAAAGTTTATAAATAATATATTTATATAAATATGTATTGAATTTATGGAAAAAAGATTAAAAAACTATATTGATTATAAATTGATGTAGTAGAATGCCATTTCATGGAGAATTGGTTTATTTTTAAAATTGTATTTTTTATAGTAGTTGAACTTAAATTTATGAATTATTAAAAAATGTGAGGTATTAGTTATGCAACCTTTACAAAATGCTGGATATGATAGGGCAATTACTGTATTTAGCCCAGATGGAAGACTTTTCCAAGTTGAATATGCAAGAGAAGCTGTTAAAAGAGGAACTACTTCAATAGGTATTAAATGTAGTGAAGGAATTGTTTTAGCAGTTGATAAGAGAACTACTTCTAGTTTAGTTGAAGCTACATCTATTGAGAAAATATTTAAAATAGATGAACATATTGGGGCTGCTACATCAGGTCTTGTTGCTGATGCTAGAGCTTTAGTTGAAAGAGCAAGAGTAGAATCCCAAGTTAATAAAATTACTTATAGTGAACCTATTAGAGTAGATAGTTTATCTAAAAAATTATGTGATATGTTACAAATGTATACTCAAAACGGTGGAGTAAGGCCATTTGGTTCTGCTTTGATTATTGGTGGAGTATATGATGGTGTTTGCAGATTATTTGAAACAGATCCTAGTGGGGCATTAATTGAATATAAAGCAACTGCTATTGGATCAGGTAGATCTGCAGCTATGGATATTTTTGAAGAAAAATATGAAAATGACATGTCTTTAGATAATGCTATTAATTTAGCTTTACAAGCAATTAATGAAGCAACTGAACATGAAACCACTGCAAAAAATGTTGAAATTGCTGTTATTAAATGTGATGATGAAAAATACACTAAACTTTCTCAAGATGAAGTTCAAGCTTATATTGATGAAGTAATTAGTGAAGATGAAAGTGAAGAATAAATAATTGATTAGTTAGGAGTTTTTACAATGGTAAATGTAGATGAGGCAATTATAGCTAAATATGAATATTGTGGAGAACATTTTGAAATATTGGTTGACGCAGATTTGGCCGCTGAATTTAGGAATCCTGATGGGGAGGATGTTGCCATTGAAGATCTTCTAGCTGTTGAAGAAATTTTTAAGGACTCTAAAAAAGGAGATAAGGCTTCTGAAGAAGCTATGCTTAAAATATTTGAAACTACAGATCCTATTGAAGTTTCTAAAGTTATACTTGAAAAAGGACATGTTCAATTAACTGCTGAACAAAAAAGACAAATGCAAAAGGATAAGAGAAGACTTGTTATTAATAAAATTTCTAGAGAAGCTATTAATCCTCAATCAGGTCTTCCTCATCCTGTTCAAAGGATTGAAAATGCTGTTAATGAAGCTAAAGTTAAATTTGATCCTTTTATTTCAGTTGATCAACAAGTACAAACAGCCTTAAAAGCTATTAAACCACTTATTCCAATTAGGTTTGAAAAAGTTAAAGTAGCTGTTCGCCTTCCAGGTTCTTCAGCAGGTGGAGCATACTCTGCAATCCATCATTTTGGTGAAATTCTTAATGAGGAATGGCAACAAGATGGGTCTTGGATTGGTATTATTGAGATGCCTGGAGGTCTTCAAGATGATTTCGCCGCTAAAATGGCCGAAATTTCAAGTGGTGAAGCAGAAACAAAAACTATTAAATAATTAAATTAATTTTCAACTTATGGGATTTATATGATATATGTGGAAAATAAAGATTTAGTTATTCCTGGAGAAATATTAGCAG
The uncultured Methanobrevibacter sp. genome window above contains:
- a CDS encoding ribosome assembly factor SBDS — its product is MVNVDEAIIAKYEYCGEHFEILVDADLAAEFRNPDGEDVAIEDLLAVEEIFKDSKKGDKASEEAMLKIFETTDPIEVSKVILEKGHVQLTAEQKRQMQKDKRRLVINKISREAINPQSGLPHPVQRIENAVNEAKVKFDPFISVDQQVQTALKAIKPLIPIRFEKVKVAVRLPGSSAGGAYSAIHHFGEILNEEWQQDGSWIGIIEMPGGLQDDFAAKMAEISSGEAETKTIK
- the psmA gene encoding archaeal proteasome endopeptidase complex subunit alpha, which codes for MQPLQNAGYDRAITVFSPDGRLFQVEYAREAVKRGTTSIGIKCSEGIVLAVDKRTTSSLVEATSIEKIFKIDEHIGAATSGLVADARALVERARVESQVNKITYSEPIRVDSLSKKLCDMLQMYTQNGGVRPFGSALIIGGVYDGVCRLFETDPSGALIEYKATAIGSGRSAAMDIFEEKYENDMSLDNAINLALQAINEATEHETTAKNVEIAVIKCDDEKYTKLSQDEVQAYIDEVISEDESEE